The Rhododendron vialii isolate Sample 1 chromosome 8a, ASM3025357v1 genome has a window encoding:
- the LOC131335878 gene encoding pentatricopeptide repeat-containing protein At4g19890, whose protein sequence is MVSLLNLLHLRRLQPHRHRILSTSTRNALFFRHISYTHDLTSTTSTPSPSPSSSQSVVRTVCSLVCQSYYQNQIHFRRTPPRLYLSIDSGYLTPDQAITVVASLADEAGSMVALSFFYWATGFLKFRHFRRLYIVLSASLIANSNFEKANEVMQCMVRSFAEIGKFKEACDMVIEMQNQGLVPSAQTLNSIVNVGCEMGLFEVAENVFDEMSERGLSPDSFSFKLMVIGFCRMGRIAEADRWLSLMLERGFLVDNATCTLIISRFCEKDHVNRALWLFGKMREMGFAPNMINFTAMIHGLCKRGSIKQAFELFEEMVKKGWKPNIYTHTVLIHGLCKKGWTEKAFRLFLKLVRSDNYKPNVYTYTAMVGGYCKEEKLNRAEMLLTRMEEQGLVPNTNTYTTMIDGHCKVGNFDRAYELMDEMGKKGFTPNIFTYNTIVDGLSKKGRVQEAFKLLERGFKSGLQADIVTYNIIISEHCKQADTTRAMAIFSKIFKTGITPDIHLYTTLLGSFCRQKKMKESQQLFDDAIKLGLVPTKKTYTSIVCGYCRVGNSSLAVKLFDRMRDHGCFPDSITYGALISGLCKESNLDEAHRFYSSMIDKGLSPCEVTRLTLAYEYCKKDKCATAMALLDRLDKKLWIRTVNTLVRKLCSERKVEMAVLFLHKLIDKDPNVDHITLAAFMTACYESNQYSLVSDMSERISQGIG, encoded by the coding sequence ATGGTGTCTCTTCTCAATCTGCTTCATCTCCGTCGACTCCAACCCCACCGTCACCGCATCCTATCCACCTCTACTCGCAATGCCCTATTTTTTCGCCACATATCTTACACTCACGACCTCACTTCAACAACATCTACCCCATCGCCGTCACCATCGTCATCCCAATCTGTCGTACGAACAGTTTGTTCTTTGGTCTGTCAATCCTACTACCAAAACCAAATCCATTTCAGAAGAACACCTCCACGCCTATACCTCTCAATTGACTCTGGGTATTTGACTCCTGACCAGGCCATTACCGTCGTCGCCTCTCTCGCTGACGAGGCTGGTTCGATGGTGGCTCTGAGTTTCTTTTACTGGGCAACTGGGTTTTTAAAATTCAGGCATTTTAGGCGGTTATACATTGTTTTGTCGGCGTCACTGATTGCAAATAGCAACTTTGAGAAGGCCAATGAAGTAATGCAGTGTATGGTGAGGAGTTTCGCTGAAATTGGAAAGTTTAAGGAGGCTTGTGATATGGTTATTGAGATGCAAAATCAAGGGCTAGTGCCGAGCGCTCAGACCCTCAACTCTATAGTTAATGTGGGTTGTGAAATGGGTTTGTTTGAAGTTGCAGAGAacgtgtttgatgaaatgtctGAGAGAGGGTTGTCTCCTGATTCTTTTAGTTTTAAGTTAATGGTCATTGGGTTTTGCAGGATGGGTAGAATTGCAGAAGCGGACAGGTGGTTGAGTTTGATGCTTGAGAGGGGGTTTCTCGTTGATAATGCGACATGCACTTTGATCATCAGCAGATTTTGCGAAAAAGATCATGTGAATAGAGCGTTGTGGCTGTTTGGTAAGATGCGGGAGATGGGGTTCGCTCCGAATATGATAAACTTTACTGCTATGATTCATGGGTTGTGCAAGAGGGGTAGTATCAAGCAAGCATTTGAATTGTTTGAGGAAATGGTCAAGAAAGGTTGGAAGCCTAATATTTATACCCATACAGTACTAATTCACGGACTGTGTAAGAAAGGATGGACTGAGAAAGCATTCAGGCTTTTCCTTAAGCTTGTTAGGAGTGATAATTACAAACCAAACGTGTACACTTACACTGCTATGGTTGGTGGGTATTGCAAAGAGGAAAAGTTGAATCGGGCAGAAATGTTGTTGACTAGAATGGAGGAACAGGGATTAGTACCTAATACCAACACATATACCACTATGATTGATGGCCACTGCAAGGTAGGGAATTTCGATCGAGCTTATGAGCTGATGGATGAAATGGGTAAAAAAGGTTTCACACCCAATATTTTTACATACAACACCATTGTAGATGGACTCAGTAAGAAAGGAAGGGTTCAGGAGGCTTTTAAACTGCTGGAAAGGGGATTTAAAAGTGGACTGCAAGCTGATATAGTCACATACAACATCATCATATCTGAGCACTGCAAACAAGCTGATACTACCAGAGCCATGGCAATTTTTAGCAAGATATTCAAAACTGGCATTACACCGGATATTCATTTATACACCACGTTACTAGGTTCCTTTTGTaggcaaaagaaaatgaaagaaagccAGCAGCTTTTTGATGATGCTATCAAGCTTGGCTTGGTTCCAACTAAGAAAACATACACATCCATTGTATGTGGTTACTGTAGAGTTGGAAATAGTAGCTTGGCTGTTAAGTTATTTGATAGAATGAGGGACCATGGTTGTTTTCCTGATAGTATTACTTATGGTGCTCTGATAAGTGGGCTTTGTAAAGAGAGTAATTTGGATGAGGCTCACAGGTTCTATTCCTCCATGATAGACAAGGGGCTCTCCCCATGTGAAGTTACTCGGTTGACATTAGCTTATGAGTATTGCAAGAAGGATAAGTGTGCCACTGCCATGGCTCTTTTAGACAGATTAGACAAAAAGTTGTGGATTCGCACAGTTAACACCTTGGTCAGGAAGCTTTGCAGTGAGAGGAAAGTGGAAATGGCAGTGTTGTTTCTCCACAAACTAATAGATAAAGATCCGAATGTTGATCATATCACTCTTGCAGCATTCATGACTGCATGTTACGAGAGTAACCAATATTCTCTTGTTTCAGATATGTCCGAAAGGATTTCACAAGGTATTGGATAG